The following proteins come from a genomic window of Vidua chalybeata isolate OUT-0048 chromosome 2, bVidCha1 merged haplotype, whole genome shotgun sequence:
- the WASF3 gene encoding actin-binding protein WASF3 isoform X2 → MTPGTATFAIGICRGKHAEDIFGELFNEANSFYIRANSLQDRIDRLAVKVTQLDSTVEEVSLQDINMKKAFKSSTVQDQQVVSKNSIPNPVADIYNQSDKPPPLNILSPYRDDKKDGLKFYTDPSYFFDLWKEKMLQDTEDKRKEKRRQKEQKRIDGTTREVKKVRKARNRRQEWNMMAYDKELRPDNRLSQSLYHGASSEGSLSPDTRSHASDVTDYSYPATPNHSLHQQIAMPSYGAGDGPQYMAASQSHEHEYRPPSTTVRHATLNRPQQPPPPPPQPSDGQHSSVPVVPTEYGMLPAQMVDYYNPTGPPPPPPPPMIPSAQTAFVSPLQLPVPPSHSGLVTGSTYAATHPPPSGGLVVSAPPPPGPPPPPPGPPAAGASLSSSPMHAPPASEAKQAPMSDARSDLLAAIRMGIQLKKVQEQREQEAKREPVGNDVATILSRRIAVEYSDSDDDSEFDENDWSD, encoded by the exons ATGACTCCAGGGACAGCAACGTTTGCAATCGGCATTTGTAGAG GCAAACATGCTGAAGACATATTTGGTGAATTGTTTAATGAGGCCAACAGCTTCTACATCAGAGCAAATTCCCTCCAAGACAGAATTGATCGCCTTGCTGTCAAAGTCACCCAGCTGGATTCAACAGTGGAAGAGG TATCCTTACAGGACATCAACATGAAAAAAGCCTTCAAGAGCTCAACAGTTCAAGACCAGCAGGTAGTTTCAAAGAACAGCATTCCGAACCCGGTGGCTGATATTTATAATCAAAGTGACAAACCACCACCTCTGAATATTCTTTCACCTTATAG gGATGATAAGAAAGATGGATTGAAGTTCTATACTGATCCTTCCTATTTTTTCgatctttggaaagaaaaaatgttacaaGATACTGAAGATAAGcgaaaagaaaagaggagacaAAAG GAGCAAAAGCGTATAGATGGCACCACCCGTGAGGTGAAAAAGGTTAGAAAAGCCAGGAACAGACGCCAGGAGTGGAATATGATGGCATATGACAAAGAGCTTAGACCTGACAACAGGTTGTCTCAAAGTCTGTACCATGGAGCATCTTCCGAGGGATCACTGTCCCCAGATACTAG GTCCCACGCATCCGATGTTACGGATTATTCTTATCCTGCTACTCCGAATCATTCCCTCCATCAGCAGATAGCAATGCCTTCCTATGGAGCAGGAGATGGTCCACAGTACATGGCAGCATCCCAAAGCCATGAGCATGAATACAGACCGCCCTCCACTACTGTCCGACACGCCACTTTAAACAGACCTCAGCAgccacctccacctccacccCAGCCTTCAGAtggccagcacagctcagtaCCTGTGGTACCAACAGAATATGG GATGCTCCCAGCTCAGATGGTGGATTATTACAATCCTACAGgtcctccccctcctcctccccctcctaTGATTCCTTCAGCACAAACTGCATTTGTTAGTCCTCTTCAGCTTCCTGTGCCACCTTCCCATTCTGGACTGGTGACTGGCTCTACATATGCAGCTActcatcctcctccttctgGTGGGCTTGTTGTCagtgctcctcctcctcctggcccacctcctcctcctccaggccctcctgctgcaggtgcatccctctcttcctcccccATGCACGCTCCTCCAGCGTCGGAGGCAAAGCAGGCACCGATGAGCGATGCACGGAGTGATCTGCTGGCTGCCATCAGGATGG GAATTCAGCTGAAAAAGGTGCAGGAGCAGCGTGAGCAGGAGGCGAAGCGCGAGCCCGTTGGCAATGACGTGGCCACCATCCTGTCGAGGCGCATTGCAGTGGAGTACAGCGATTCCGACGACGACTCCGAGTTTGACGAGAACGACTGGTCAGATTGA
- the WASF3 gene encoding actin-binding protein WASF3 isoform X1 gives MPLVKRNIEPRHLCRGALPEGITSELECVTNSTLAAIIRQLSSLSKHAEDIFGELFNEANSFYIRANSLQDRIDRLAVKVTQLDSTVEEVSLQDINMKKAFKSSTVQDQQVVSKNSIPNPVADIYNQSDKPPPLNILSPYRDDKKDGLKFYTDPSYFFDLWKEKMLQDTEDKRKEKRRQKEQKRIDGTTREVKKVRKARNRRQEWNMMAYDKELRPDNRLSQSLYHGASSEGSLSPDTRSHASDVTDYSYPATPNHSLHQQIAMPSYGAGDGPQYMAASQSHEHEYRPPSTTVRHATLNRPQQPPPPPPQPSDGQHSSVPVVPTEYGMLPAQMVDYYNPTGPPPPPPPPMIPSAQTAFVSPLQLPVPPSHSGLVTGSTYAATHPPPSGGLVVSAPPPPGPPPPPPGPPAAGASLSSSPMHAPPASEAKQAPMSDARSDLLAAIRMGIQLKKVQEQREQEAKREPVGNDVATILSRRIAVEYSDSDDDSEFDENDWSD, from the exons ATGCCTTTGGTGAAAAGAAACATTGAACCACGGCATCTCTGCCGAGGAGCTCTGCCAGAGGGAATTACAAGTGAACTGGAATGTGTAACAAATAGCACCCTTGCTGCTATCATACGCCAGCTAAGCAGCTTAA GCAAACATGCTGAAGACATATTTGGTGAATTGTTTAATGAGGCCAACAGCTTCTACATCAGAGCAAATTCCCTCCAAGACAGAATTGATCGCCTTGCTGTCAAAGTCACCCAGCTGGATTCAACAGTGGAAGAGG TATCCTTACAGGACATCAACATGAAAAAAGCCTTCAAGAGCTCAACAGTTCAAGACCAGCAGGTAGTTTCAAAGAACAGCATTCCGAACCCGGTGGCTGATATTTATAATCAAAGTGACAAACCACCACCTCTGAATATTCTTTCACCTTATAG gGATGATAAGAAAGATGGATTGAAGTTCTATACTGATCCTTCCTATTTTTTCgatctttggaaagaaaaaatgttacaaGATACTGAAGATAAGcgaaaagaaaagaggagacaAAAG GAGCAAAAGCGTATAGATGGCACCACCCGTGAGGTGAAAAAGGTTAGAAAAGCCAGGAACAGACGCCAGGAGTGGAATATGATGGCATATGACAAAGAGCTTAGACCTGACAACAGGTTGTCTCAAAGTCTGTACCATGGAGCATCTTCCGAGGGATCACTGTCCCCAGATACTAG GTCCCACGCATCCGATGTTACGGATTATTCTTATCCTGCTACTCCGAATCATTCCCTCCATCAGCAGATAGCAATGCCTTCCTATGGAGCAGGAGATGGTCCACAGTACATGGCAGCATCCCAAAGCCATGAGCATGAATACAGACCGCCCTCCACTACTGTCCGACACGCCACTTTAAACAGACCTCAGCAgccacctccacctccacccCAGCCTTCAGAtggccagcacagctcagtaCCTGTGGTACCAACAGAATATGG GATGCTCCCAGCTCAGATGGTGGATTATTACAATCCTACAGgtcctccccctcctcctccccctcctaTGATTCCTTCAGCACAAACTGCATTTGTTAGTCCTCTTCAGCTTCCTGTGCCACCTTCCCATTCTGGACTGGTGACTGGCTCTACATATGCAGCTActcatcctcctccttctgGTGGGCTTGTTGTCagtgctcctcctcctcctggcccacctcctcctcctccaggccctcctgctgcaggtgcatccctctcttcctcccccATGCACGCTCCTCCAGCGTCGGAGGCAAAGCAGGCACCGATGAGCGATGCACGGAGTGATCTGCTGGCTGCCATCAGGATGG GAATTCAGCTGAAAAAGGTGCAGGAGCAGCGTGAGCAGGAGGCGAAGCGCGAGCCCGTTGGCAATGACGTGGCCACCATCCTGTCGAGGCGCATTGCAGTGGAGTACAGCGATTCCGACGACGACTCCGAGTTTGACGAGAACGACTGGTCAGATTGA